A region of Denticeps clupeoides chromosome 19, fDenClu1.1, whole genome shotgun sequence DNA encodes the following proteins:
- the p2ry2.1 gene encoding P2Y purinoceptor 2 isoform X2, translating to MNSTAASNASGLYRCQFSEDFKYILLPVCYGLVFLVGLVLNSMVLYNMLFRTKRWKPTTIYMVNLTLCDTLYIFTLPFLIYYYTAANNWPFGEPVCKLIRFLFYTNLYGSILFLCCISLHRFLGICFPLRSLSWVSSRRARLVSACVWTVVLVVQSPVLYFSRMNVSGVARTCYDTTSEDLFNDFMVYSTIVMVLLFALPFLVVMACYSLMVRKLLEPGDAASARFKQKSVKMIVIVLATFMLCFLPFHLTRTVYYSFRFTQVNCTQF from the exons ATGAACAGCACTGCCGCCAGCAATGCCAGTGGCCTGTACCGCTGCCAGTTCAGCGAGGACTTCAAGTACATCCTGCTTCCGGTGTGTTACGGACTGGTGTTTCTGGTGGGCCTGGTGCTCAACAGCATGGTGTTGTACAACATGCTGTTTCGCACCAAGCGCTGGAAGCCCACCACCATCTACATGGTGAACCTGACGCTGTGCGACACCCTGTACATCTTCACGCTGCCCTTCCTCATCTACTACTACACCGCCGCCAACAACTGGCCTTTCGGCGAGCCGGTCTGCAAGCTCATCCGCTTCCTGTTCTACACCAACCTCTACGGCtccatcctcttcctctgctgcaTCAGTCTGCACCGCTTCCTGGGCATCTGCTTCCCGCTGCGATCCCTGAGCTGGGTGAGCAGCCGACGAGCCCGCCTGGTGTCCGCCTGCGTGTGGACCGTTGTCCTGGTCGTCCAGTCGCCCGTCCTCTACTTCTCACGCATGAACGTCTCGGGCGTGGCCCGCACCTGCTACGACACCACCAGCGAGGACCTGTTCAACGACTTCATGGTGTACAGCACAATTGTGATGGTGCTGCTGTTCGCCCTGCCCTTCCTGGTGGTGATGGCGTGCTACAGCCTCATGGTGCGGAAGCTCCTGGAGCCGGGAGACGCGGCTTCGGCGCGCTTCAAGCAGAAATCTGTGAAGATGATCGTCATCGTCTTGGCCACCTTCATGCTCTGCTTCCTGCCCTTCCACCTCACGCGCACCGTATACTACAGCTTCCGCTTCACGCAGGTCAACTGCACACAG ttttga
- the relt gene encoding tumor necrosis factor receptor superfamily member 19L isoform X2: MMRNHLCCLASFLLILLCPCGALAAQCAPGEGCVCQECAAGEEPTTACGEGQEPDVVVGCQACPAATFSAAHDAQQCRPHSPCRILNRKVMTPGTSRTDTVCGGCLSGFHPAATQTASSPHACVKKSIRVQRTVGNGAPQGAGLAAANGTNMHNPEEKSTEYAVFALVPIFCVMGLLGILICNILKKKGYRCTAEKEGGDEEAPTPQKEGSMGPFILDDPNEDTISVLVRLITEKKENAAALEELLLEYENKQTAASKASSIKFPVLPHLAQFRSLPRLCPHTHHLHTINGLSLRSGICCSRCSQKKWPELLLPPTIDTHKTSSTPTKALPPGEVTVLSVGRFQVAQILEQNSGSAETTPAESSDTDSVDTSHTEPADEKSLLGVPSTSVSSSSRSRQEKHV, from the exons ATGATGAGGAACCACCTCTGCTGCTTGGCGTCTTTCCTTCTCATC CTGCTCTGTCCGTGCGGGGCACTAGCGGCGCAGTGTGCACCGGGAGAGGGCTGCGTGTGCCAGGAATGCGCGGCAGGAGAGGAGCCCACCACG GCTTGTGGAGAAGGGCAGGAGCCTGACGTGGTGGTGGGGTGCCAGGCCTGCCCAGCGGCCACTTTTTCCGCTGCCCACGATGCCCAACAGTGCCGCCCTCACAGTCCCTGCAGGATCCTGAATCGTAAGGTCATGACCCCCGGCACTTCACGCACGGACACGGTCTGCGGAGGCTGTCTGTCTGG GTTCCACCCTGCTGCTACACAGACGGCCTCCTCCCCACATGCCTGTGTGAAGA AGTCAATTCGAGTGCAGCGGACTGTGGGAAATGGTGCTCCCCAGGGCGCCGGGTTGGCAGCGGCAAACGGCACGAACATGCACAACCCTGAGGAGAAGAGCACAGAGTACGCAGTGTTCGCCCTGGTGCCCATATTCTGTGTCATGGGCCTGCTGGGAATCCTCATCTGCAACATCCTGAAGAAGAAGGGCTATCGCTGCACTGCTGAGAAGGAAGGTGGCGACGAGGaagcccccaccccccagaaAGAAG GTAGCATGGGCCCTTTCATCTTAGACGACCCCAACGAAGACACCATCAGCGTTCTGGTGCGTCTGATCACAGAAAAGAAAG AAAATGCTGCTGCCTTGGAGGAGCTTCTGCTGGAGTACGAGAACAAGCAGACGGCTGCCAGCAAGGCCTCATCCATCAA GTTTCCTGTTCTTCCTCACTTGGCGCAGTTCCGCTCTCTGCCACGACTGTGCCCCCACACGCACCATCTGCACACCATAAACGGACTGTCCCTGCGCTCCGGCATCTGCTGCTCCCGCTGCAGTCAGAAGAAATGGCCCGAGCTGCTGCTGCCTCCGACTATCGACACGCACAAGACCTCCAGCACCCCCACAAAGGCCTTGCCTCCTGGGGAGGTCACGGTCCTCTCGGTTGGGAG GTTCCAGGTGGCCCAGATCCTGGAGCAGAATTCGGGCTCGGCAGAGACGACCCCTGCCGAGTCCAGCGACACGGATTCAGTGGACACGTCGCACACCGAGCCGGCTGACGAGAAATCCCTGCTGGGGGTTCCCTCCACCTCTGTCTCCTCATCTTCCAGGAGCCGGCAGGAG AAGCATGTTTGA
- the relt gene encoding tumor necrosis factor receptor superfamily member 19L isoform X1, which produces MMRNHLCCLASFLLILLCPCGALAAQCAPGEGCVCQECAAGEEPTTACGEGQEPDVVVGCQACPAATFSAAHDAQQCRPHSPCRILNRKVMTPGTSRTDTVCGGCLSGFHPAATQTASSPHACVKKSIRVQRTVGNGAPQGAGLAAANGTNMHNPEEKSTEYAVFALVPIFCVMGLLGILICNILKKKGYRCTAEKEGGDEEAPTPQKEGSMGPFILDDPNEDTISVLVRLITEKKENAAALEELLLEYENKQTAASKASSIKFPVLPHLAQFRSLPRLCPHTHHLHTINGLSLRSGICCSRCSQKKWPELLLPPTIDTHKTSSTPTKALPPGEVTVLSVGRFQVAQILEQNSGSAETTPAESSDTDSVDTSHTEPADEKSLLGVPSTSVSSSSRSRQEDRRLVIRFGEKSLVF; this is translated from the exons ATGATGAGGAACCACCTCTGCTGCTTGGCGTCTTTCCTTCTCATC CTGCTCTGTCCGTGCGGGGCACTAGCGGCGCAGTGTGCACCGGGAGAGGGCTGCGTGTGCCAGGAATGCGCGGCAGGAGAGGAGCCCACCACG GCTTGTGGAGAAGGGCAGGAGCCTGACGTGGTGGTGGGGTGCCAGGCCTGCCCAGCGGCCACTTTTTCCGCTGCCCACGATGCCCAACAGTGCCGCCCTCACAGTCCCTGCAGGATCCTGAATCGTAAGGTCATGACCCCCGGCACTTCACGCACGGACACGGTCTGCGGAGGCTGTCTGTCTGG GTTCCACCCTGCTGCTACACAGACGGCCTCCTCCCCACATGCCTGTGTGAAGA AGTCAATTCGAGTGCAGCGGACTGTGGGAAATGGTGCTCCCCAGGGCGCCGGGTTGGCAGCGGCAAACGGCACGAACATGCACAACCCTGAGGAGAAGAGCACAGAGTACGCAGTGTTCGCCCTGGTGCCCATATTCTGTGTCATGGGCCTGCTGGGAATCCTCATCTGCAACATCCTGAAGAAGAAGGGCTATCGCTGCACTGCTGAGAAGGAAGGTGGCGACGAGGaagcccccaccccccagaaAGAAG GTAGCATGGGCCCTTTCATCTTAGACGACCCCAACGAAGACACCATCAGCGTTCTGGTGCGTCTGATCACAGAAAAGAAAG AAAATGCTGCTGCCTTGGAGGAGCTTCTGCTGGAGTACGAGAACAAGCAGACGGCTGCCAGCAAGGCCTCATCCATCAA GTTTCCTGTTCTTCCTCACTTGGCGCAGTTCCGCTCTCTGCCACGACTGTGCCCCCACACGCACCATCTGCACACCATAAACGGACTGTCCCTGCGCTCCGGCATCTGCTGCTCCCGCTGCAGTCAGAAGAAATGGCCCGAGCTGCTGCTGCCTCCGACTATCGACACGCACAAGACCTCCAGCACCCCCACAAAGGCCTTGCCTCCTGGGGAGGTCACGGTCCTCTCGGTTGGGAG GTTCCAGGTGGCCCAGATCCTGGAGCAGAATTCGGGCTCGGCAGAGACGACCCCTGCCGAGTCCAGCGACACGGATTCAGTGGACACGTCGCACACCGAGCCGGCTGACGAGAAATCCCTGCTGGGGGTTCCCTCCACCTCTGTCTCCTCATCTTCCAGGAGCCGGCAGGAG GATCGAAGACTGGTCATTAGGTTCGGAGAAAAAAGCCTGGTATTCTGA
- the p2ry2.1 gene encoding P2Y purinoceptor 2 isoform X1, whose protein sequence is MNSTAASNASGLYRCQFSEDFKYILLPVCYGLVFLVGLVLNSMVLYNMLFRTKRWKPTTIYMVNLTLCDTLYIFTLPFLIYYYTAANNWPFGEPVCKLIRFLFYTNLYGSILFLCCISLHRFLGICFPLRSLSWVSSRRARLVSACVWTVVLVVQSPVLYFSRMNVSGVARTCYDTTSEDLFNDFMVYSTIVMVLLFALPFLVVMACYSLMVRKLLEPGDAASARFKQKSVKMIVIVLATFMLCFLPFHLTRTVYYSFRFTQVNCTQVQVSSITYKVTRPLASANSCLDPILYFMAGQGFRSNPTKKGQTKPKDQVLTLSASL, encoded by the coding sequence ATGAACAGCACTGCCGCCAGCAATGCCAGTGGCCTGTACCGCTGCCAGTTCAGCGAGGACTTCAAGTACATCCTGCTTCCGGTGTGTTACGGACTGGTGTTTCTGGTGGGCCTGGTGCTCAACAGCATGGTGTTGTACAACATGCTGTTTCGCACCAAGCGCTGGAAGCCCACCACCATCTACATGGTGAACCTGACGCTGTGCGACACCCTGTACATCTTCACGCTGCCCTTCCTCATCTACTACTACACCGCCGCCAACAACTGGCCTTTCGGCGAGCCGGTCTGCAAGCTCATCCGCTTCCTGTTCTACACCAACCTCTACGGCtccatcctcttcctctgctgcaTCAGTCTGCACCGCTTCCTGGGCATCTGCTTCCCGCTGCGATCCCTGAGCTGGGTGAGCAGCCGACGAGCCCGCCTGGTGTCCGCCTGCGTGTGGACCGTTGTCCTGGTCGTCCAGTCGCCCGTCCTCTACTTCTCACGCATGAACGTCTCGGGCGTGGCCCGCACCTGCTACGACACCACCAGCGAGGACCTGTTCAACGACTTCATGGTGTACAGCACAATTGTGATGGTGCTGCTGTTCGCCCTGCCCTTCCTGGTGGTGATGGCGTGCTACAGCCTCATGGTGCGGAAGCTCCTGGAGCCGGGAGACGCGGCTTCGGCGCGCTTCAAGCAGAAATCTGTGAAGATGATCGTCATCGTCTTGGCCACCTTCATGCTCTGCTTCCTGCCCTTCCACCTCACGCGCACCGTATACTACAGCTTCCGCTTCACGCAGGTCAACTGCACACAGGTACAGGTGTCCAGCATCACCTACAAGGTGACCCGGCCCCTGGCCAGCGCCAACAGCTGCCTGGACCCGATACTTTACTTCATGGCAGGCCAGGGTTTCCGTAGCAACCCCACCAAAAAAGGCCAAACAAAGCCAAAGGACCAAGTCTTAACATTGTCAGCGTCTCTATGA